The following proteins come from a genomic window of Triticum aestivum cultivar Chinese Spring chromosome 6A, IWGSC CS RefSeq v2.1, whole genome shotgun sequence:
- the LOC123127817 gene encoding F-box/LRR-repeat protein 2, translated as MSASRSEGDEALVNEVLTDDELRAVLTRLRPESERDAFGLVCRRWLRIQSSERRRLRARAGPSMLRRLAARFPGILELDLSQSPSRSFYPGVIDDDLDVIAGGFCNLRVLALQNCKGITDVGMVKLGEGLQCLQTLDVSHCKKLSDKGLKVIASGCQKLRQLHIAGCRLITDNLLHAVSKNCLNLEELGAAGCNSITDAGISALADGCHKMKSLDISKCNKVGDPGICKIAEVSSSSLLSLKLLDCSKVGNKSIYSLAKFCCNLETLIIGGCRDISDDSIEALALACCSSLRILRMDWCLKITDASLRSLLCNCKLLAAIDVGCCDQITDAAFQGMEANLFRSELRVLKINNCVDLTVVGVSSVIESCKALEYLDVRSCPQVTRQSCEEAGLQLPGGCKVNFEGSLSESDPSVDRFF; from the exons ATGTCTGCATCACGGTCGGAAGGCGATGAGGCCCTCGTCAACGAGGTGCTCACCGACGATGAGCTCCGTGCGGTGCTCACCCGCCTGAGGCCCGAGTCGGAGCGCGACGCGTTCGGGCTCGTGTGCAGGCGCTGGCTCCGGATCCAGAgctccgagcgccgccgcctgcgcgcgcGCGCCGGTCCGTCCATGCTGCGCCGCCTGGCAGCACGCTTCCCGGGCATTCTCGAGCTGGATCTCTCCCAGTCGCCGTCTCGCTCGTTCTACCCCGGTGTTATCGACGACGATCTGGACGTCATTGCAGGGGGGTTCTGCAATCTGCGAGTCCTCGCCCTGCAGAACTGCAAAG GTATCACTGATGTTGGAATGGTCAAATTAGGAGAAGGGCTGCAATGTCTGCAAACCCTAGATGTCTCTCACTGCAAAAAACTTAGTGATAAAGGTTTAAAGGTGATTGCGTCAGGGTGCCAGAAATTGAGACAGTTGCACATCGCAGGTTGCAGATTAATAACTGATAATTTGTTGCATGCTGTATCAAAAAACTGTTTGAACTTGGAAGAGCTTGGTGCTGCAGGATGTAACAGCATAACAGATGCTGGAATCTCAGCTCTAGCCGATGGTTGTCATAAAATGAAGTCACTAGACATAAGCAAATGCAATAAAGTTGGTGATCCTGGAATTTGCAAAATTGCTGAGGTCTCGTCGTCATCTCTATTGTCATTGAAACTGTTGGATTGCAGCAAAGTGGGCAACAAGTCTATCTATTCACTAGCTAAGTTCTGCTGCAACCTAGAGACTCTCATCATCGGTGGATGTCGGGATATTAGCGATGACTCCATAGAAGCACTAGCTCTTGCCTGCTGTAGCAGCCTCCGGATTTTAAGAATGGACTGGTGCTTGAAAATAACAGACGCCTCGTTGAGAAGTCTGTTGTGCAACTGTAAACTTCTTGCCGCTATTGATGTCGGGTGCTGCGACCAAATAACTGATGCGGCATTTCAGGGCATGGAAGCGAACTTGTTCCGGTCGGAATTGAGAGTTCTGAAGATCAACAATTGTGTTGACCTCACAGTTGTGGGAGTGAGCAGCGTGATAGAGTCATGCAAGGCACTCGAGTACCTCGACGTCCGGTCATGTCCTCAGGTTACAAGGCAGAGCTGCGAGGAAGCTGGGTTGCAGCTACCTGGTGGCTGCAAGGTGAACTTTGAAGGTAGCTTGTCGGAGTCTGATCCATCTGTTGATAGGTTCTTCTAG